The proteins below come from a single Nitrospinota bacterium genomic window:
- a CDS encoding tetratricopeptide repeat protein, with protein MDSMAWFKKGHKFIDSVKYEEAIDAFTKAIELNPKFEDAYIGRGLAYGRLGKHQNVIIDCNKAIELNPKNAVAYSDRGAAYARLGKLQQAIEDYDKVIKLNPRDTVAYVSRGFVYQRLGNQKRAIKDLKIAAKLGLHSAQDYLKSEGIQW; from the coding sequence ATGGATTCAATGGCTTGGTTTAAGAAGGGACATAAGTTTATAGATTCTGTCAAATACGAAGAGGCAATAGATGCCTTTACCAAGGCCATAGAACTGAACCCCAAATTTGAAGATGCTTATATTGGTCGAGGGCTTGCCTATGGAAGACTTGGTAAACATCAAAACGTCATCATCGACTGCAATAAGGCCATAGAGCTCAATCCGAAGAATGCAGTGGCGTATAGTGATCGAGGAGCAGCTTATGCAAGGCTTGGCAAACTACAGCAGGCCATCGAAGATTATGATAAGGTCATAAAACTCAATCCAAGAGATACGGTGGCTTATGTTAGTCGGGGATTTGTTTATCAAAGACTTGGAAATCAAAAGCGGGCGATCAAAGATTTAAAAATTGCTGCTAAGTTGGGCCTTCATTCAGCACAGGATTATTTAAAATCAGAAGGTATTCAATGGTAA
- a CDS encoding VOC family protein, translated as MIKFNGINHLAMVTGDMDKTIRFWRDLLGMRLVAGLGKRGYRHYFFEISENDLIAFFEWPGIEPVEPKDHGRPVTGPFIFDHISFGVETEEELWQLKDNLSTAGFEVSNMIDHGFIHSIYAHDPNGIPIEFSWNVEGINIRKTPRMVDDQPSNVTQEGSEPQLKKWPKVKIPTPPEKRTVYPGAGSELFHGVKKS; from the coding sequence ATGATTAAATTTAATGGAATCAATCATCTGGCTATGGTTACTGGAGATATGGATAAGACGATTCGATTTTGGAGGGACTTGCTGGGTATGCGCCTGGTGGCTGGTCTTGGAAAACGCGGATATAGGCATTACTTTTTTGAAATCTCTGAAAATGATCTCATTGCATTTTTTGAATGGCCAGGCATAGAACCTGTGGAGCCTAAGGATCACGGACGACCAGTTACTGGTCCATTTATTTTCGATCACATCTCCTTTGGAGTAGAAACCGAGGAGGAACTCTGGCAGCTAAAGGATAATCTATCAACTGCTGGTTTTGAGGTATCAAACATGATCGATCACGGATTCATCCACTCCATCTATGCCCACGATCCTAATGGTATCCCCATTGAGTTCAGCTGGAATGTTGAAGGCATCAATATCCGAAAGACGCCTAGGATGGTGGATGACCAACCCTCCAACGTCACTCAAGAAGGTTCAGAGCCTCAATTAAAAAAATGGCCAAAAGTCAAAATACCTACACCTCCAGAAAAGCGAACTGTATATCCTGGAGCTGGAAGTGAACTCTTCCATGGAGTTAAAAAGTCTTAA
- a CDS encoding ATP-binding cassette domain-containing protein: MVDKKFQSDWKIHIENLCVRFGSKEVIKNTSASFSQNKINSIIGPSGSGKTTLLRAINRLNDIEENCYTSGKLFIKLQDKWHNILSNYSSPVYLRRKIGMVFQHPNPLPTTIKRNITLALKIITGLNRSEREERLINSLQQVHLWDEVKDRLKKPALILSGGQQQRLCLARTLALEPEIILLDEPTSSLDFKASKRIEQLLLELKQKYTLIVVSHSLRQTRRISDKVYVLSNGKIAQELSNIQIHDDQMFYKVAEDFF, from the coding sequence ATGGTAGATAAAAAATTTCAATCAGACTGGAAAATTCACATAGAAAACTTATGTGTAAGATTCGGCAGTAAAGAGGTTATTAAAAACACTAGCGCAAGTTTTTCTCAAAATAAAATCAATTCGATTATCGGGCCATCGGGATCAGGCAAAACAACTTTGCTTAGAGCGATAAATCGGCTGAATGATATCGAGGAAAATTGCTATACAAGTGGAAAACTTTTTATAAAGCTTCAAGATAAATGGCATAATATACTTAGCAACTATTCCTCACCCGTTTATTTGCGAAGAAAAATAGGAATGGTTTTTCAGCATCCCAACCCTCTTCCTACAACCATAAAGCGAAATATTACACTTGCTCTCAAAATAATCACAGGTTTGAACCGCTCTGAAAGAGAGGAGAGGTTAATAAATTCATTGCAACAGGTTCATCTATGGGATGAGGTCAAGGATAGATTAAAAAAACCAGCCCTTATCCTTTCAGGTGGTCAGCAACAGAGGTTGTGTTTAGCAAGAACTCTAGCACTAGAACCTGAGATTATTCTCTTGGATGAACCAACATCCTCACTAGATTTCAAGGCATCAAAGAGGATCGAACAGCTTCTTTTAGAGCTCAAACAGAAATATACTCTCATTGTAGTATCCCATAGCCTAAGACAGACCAGACGTATATCTGATAAGGTTTATGTATTAAGCAATGGGAAAATTGCTCAGGAATTAAGCAATATCCAAATTCACGATGATCAAATGTTTTATAAGGTTGCTGAGGATTTTTTTTAA
- a CDS encoding 2-amino-3,7-dideoxy-D-threo-hept-6-ulosonate synthase, which yields MIGKLIRLERIINRNTKKIVIVPMDHGVTVGPIKGLIDMPKTINLIAEGGVNAVVLHVGMALHGHRGTGKDIGLILHLSASTSLGPDPNYKVLVNNVQRAIKMGADAVSVHINIGAEDEARMLRDLGKVSIECMEWGMPLLAMMYPRGKKIQNENDVDAVKHVARVGVELGADIIKCPYTGSPETFKEVVEGCPVPVVIAGGSKLSDEETLKMIEGAMKAGAAGLSMGRNAFQHEDPVKFVKAACEMVHKGISAKEALELLKKR from the coding sequence ATGATTGGAAAATTAATAAGACTTGAAAGAATCATAAACCGGAATACCAAGAAAATCGTAATTGTTCCAATGGACCATGGCGTTACCGTTGGTCCGATAAAAGGTCTTATTGATATGCCAAAAACTATCAATTTGATAGCTGAAGGCGGTGTGAATGCAGTAGTCTTACATGTAGGAATGGCGTTACATGGTCACAGAGGCACAGGTAAAGATATTGGGCTGATACTTCACCTGTCTGCATCAACGTCTCTGGGGCCAGACCCTAATTATAAAGTTCTTGTCAATAATGTACAGCGAGCTATAAAGATGGGCGCTGATGCTGTTTCTGTACATATCAATATTGGAGCAGAGGACGAAGCCCGGATGCTAAGAGATCTTGGTAAGGTTTCTATTGAATGCATGGAATGGGGTATGCCTTTGCTTGCCATGATGTATCCCAGAGGCAAGAAGATTCAGAATGAAAATGATGTTGATGCTGTAAAACATGTTGCACGTGTTGGTGTGGAATTGGGTGCAGACATTATTAAATGTCCTTATACAGGCAGTCCTGAAACCTTTAAGGAGGTTGTCGAAGGCTGCCCCGTACCCGTTGTCATAGCAGGGGGTTCGAAATTGTCAGATGAAGAGACTCTGAAGATGATTGAGGGTGCAATGAAGGCAGGGGCTGCTGGGTTATCAATGGGGAGAAATGCTTTTCAGCATGAAGACCCAGTGAAATTTGTAAAAGCAGCCTGCGAGATGGTTCATAAAGGAATAAGTGCCAAAGAAGCCTTAGAGCTACTTAAAAAGAGATAA
- a CDS encoding ABC transporter permease subunit — protein sequence MKRTQTIENFLFLYCWSCGIFLITVVACLIGFLLYKSMPNLGLKLIFGDVHWYKALIGKQIVFDGIWPAMVGTFFLIILSTAISIPLGISAGIYLSEYCPANLKAMFSFFIDLLAGIPSIVMGLFAFSLVLLIHKFITPAANTCLIVSALSLAFLVLPYLIKTTQIALSSIPKESQLIGPSLGFSKLDDLWHIRLPQSTKNILSGIILSIGRCAEDTAVIMLTGVVAIGGIPDSIFSKYEALPFYIFYIAAEYTSAEELARGYGASLILLTITGTLFFVSYMIRKRLEKRW from the coding sequence ATGAAAAGAACTCAGACTATAGAAAATTTCTTATTTTTGTACTGTTGGTCATGTGGAATATTCCTTATAACTGTGGTTGCATGCCTTATCGGATTTTTACTTTACAAAAGTATGCCTAACCTAGGTTTAAAGTTAATTTTTGGAGATGTGCATTGGTATAAGGCTCTGATAGGAAAGCAAATTGTATTTGACGGTATCTGGCCAGCAATGGTAGGAACATTTTTTCTTATTATTTTATCAACAGCAATTTCAATACCTTTAGGGATTTCCGCAGGAATTTATCTGTCAGAATACTGTCCAGCTAATCTCAAAGCAATGTTTTCCTTCTTCATTGATCTTTTAGCTGGAATACCATCAATTGTTATGGGATTATTTGCGTTCTCTCTGGTTTTACTCATCCATAAATTTATTACGCCAGCAGCGAATACATGCCTTATTGTTTCTGCTCTCTCTCTGGCATTCTTGGTTTTACCTTACCTTATAAAAACAACTCAAATTGCTCTATCCTCTATTCCTAAAGAATCACAGCTCATAGGTCCTTCGCTTGGCTTTAGCAAATTAGACGATCTTTGGCATATTCGCCTACCGCAATCAACCAAGAATATCCTAAGCGGTATTATACTTTCAATTGGAAGATGTGCTGAAGACACTGCTGTGATTATGCTTACCGGGGTGGTTGCAATTGGAGGCATTCCAGACTCTATCTTTTCAAAATATGAGGCTCTTCCTTTTTATATATTCTATATTGCAGCTGAATATACATCCGCTGAAGAGTTAGCAAGAGGCTATGGTGCTTCCTTAATATTACTTACGATAACCGGGACTCTATTCTTTGTTTCTTACATGATAAGAAAAAGGTTAGAAAAAAGATGGTAG
- a CDS encoding ABC transporter permease subunit has product MKDKILERCLYLAGLFAVSLSVLILFFLIYFSLPLFQPAILRNILSFEWQPLYGKFGILPMALTSIILAVLAVTIALPIGLGISCLLSSLANKGIAKIGDILIRFMTSIPTVIYGFVSIFLLIPFVRDISGKGSGFCLLSAIFVLSILILPTMVLLISDSFKSVPKSYIESSKALGFTPIQELIYIIIPYSKFGIINAVILGFGRAVGDTMIALMIAGNAAQVPYSFFDSVRTLTAQIALVLASDTESLTFKSIFASGLILFIFMLLASLSSYFIIHKKRLDQ; this is encoded by the coding sequence ATGAAAGACAAGATATTAGAAAGATGTCTTTATTTGGCTGGTTTGTTTGCTGTTTCTCTATCAGTTTTGATACTCTTTTTTTTAATCTATTTTTCTTTACCCCTCTTTCAGCCAGCTATATTAAGAAATATATTAAGCTTTGAGTGGCAGCCCTTATATGGAAAATTTGGGATTTTGCCAATGGCTCTCACATCTATTATCCTTGCAGTTTTAGCGGTTACGATAGCTTTACCGATCGGTCTTGGAATTTCTTGCCTTTTATCAAGTCTTGCCAATAAGGGTATAGCGAAGATTGGAGATATTTTGATACGCTTTATGACTAGCATACCTACAGTTATTTACGGCTTTGTTTCAATATTTCTCTTAATACCCTTTGTCAGGGATATTTCAGGGAAAGGAAGTGGGTTTTGTCTTTTAAGCGCTATATTTGTTTTGAGCATACTTATTCTCCCAACCATGGTGCTTTTAATTAGTGATAGTTTTAAAAGTGTTCCCAAAAGCTATATTGAATCATCAAAGGCATTAGGCTTTACCCCTATTCAGGAACTGATATATATTATTATACCCTATAGTAAATTTGGAATTATCAATGCGGTTATTCTCGGGTTCGGTAGGGCAGTAGGAGATACCATGATAGCCTTGATGATCGCCGGTAATGCAGCACAGGTTCCCTACAGTTTCTTTGATTCTGTGAGAACACTGACGGCTCAGATAGCACTTGTTTTGGCGTCTGATACTGAGAGCTTGACGTTTAAATCAATCTTTGCATCCGGCCTCATTCTTTTTATATTTATGTTGTTAGCAAGCTTGAGTTCTTATTTTATAATTCACAAGAAAAGATTAGATCAATGA
- a CDS encoding phosphate ABC transporter substrate-binding protein: MKKFFLVLLLGIALISIGKATQAGELDRFKGMSGTIDIAGGTAHIPVLKDAAKRVMSFNPKIKITIAGGGSGVGIQKVGEGLVDIGNSGRKPEDTEIKKYGLKLYPWALDGVAVVLNKKNKVSSFRSSQVQDIYSGKLSNWRDVDGNDATINLYTRDEASGTRAVFWKKMLKKGKVSSKANVVPSNGAMKVAVANDPNAIGYISIGHIDETVKAPIVDGVKPSQETALSGEYKVVRKLYSNAKGEPKPLVKAFIDYIMGPEGEKIIKKHNFIPIQ, encoded by the coding sequence ATGAAGAAGTTTTTTTTGGTGTTATTGCTGGGTATAGCTTTAATATCAATAGGCAAAGCAACGCAAGCAGGTGAGCTGGATCGTTTTAAGGGAATGAGCGGAACGATTGATATTGCTGGAGGAACTGCCCATATTCCTGTATTGAAGGATGCGGCAAAAAGAGTTATGTCTTTTAATCCAAAGATTAAGATTACCATTGCTGGCGGGGGAAGTGGTGTTGGTATCCAGAAGGTTGGAGAAGGCCTCGTTGATATCGGCAACTCTGGAAGAAAACCGGAAGATACAGAAATTAAAAAATATGGCTTAAAACTATATCCTTGGGCTCTGGACGGTGTTGCTGTGGTCTTGAATAAAAAAAACAAGGTTTCTTCTTTTAGAAGCAGCCAGGTTCAAGATATCTATTCAGGCAAGCTCAGCAATTGGAGAGATGTGGACGGGAATGATGCAACAATTAATCTTTATACCAGAGACGAAGCGAGCGGAACCAGAGCAGTCTTTTGGAAAAAAATGTTAAAAAAGGGGAAGGTGAGTTCTAAAGCAAACGTAGTCCCATCAAATGGGGCAATGAAGGTAGCTGTTGCAAATGATCCGAATGCTATTGGTTATATCTCCATTGGTCATATTGATGAAACCGTAAAAGCACCGATTGTAGATGGTGTGAAACCGTCCCAGGAAACTGCCTTAAGTGGAGAATACAAAGTAGTAAGAAAGCTTTACTCAAATGCTAAAGGTGAACCAAAACCTCTTGTAAAGGCCTTTATTGATTATATCATGGGACCCGAAGGTGAAAAGATTATTAAAAAGCATAATTTTATCCCTATTCAATAG
- a CDS encoding class I SAM-dependent methyltransferase, which yields MDNKSLYDKETAIKFYGDRYSQGYMDEWPVEKKQRVFEIIKNLPLPPIGDALDFGCGNGVFTETIKQALPNWNVYGCDISKVAIKNATKRFPNCNFFISNSNTVSNRKFDFLFSHHVLEHVFDIRKAIDEMNNYIKQNSFMLHILPCGNKNSFEYNVCKMRKDSIKYDMEGRFFFEDEGHVRRLTTNQLTEYLEKYSFKILKDYYSNQYYGAIKWISRCDKNFIFNFANPSMALNAGYSKELKKIKIKLLFVHFCNNISCSEFRNHLRNTYYGGRQIIMAIIKICFYPLARAISFYYDNKANQEWKEQKEKKNGSEMYVFYRR from the coding sequence ATGGATAATAAAAGCCTTTACGACAAAGAAACGGCCATAAAATTTTATGGAGACAGATATTCGCAAGGATATATGGATGAGTGGCCAGTTGAAAAAAAGCAAAGGGTATTTGAAATAATAAAGAATTTGCCTTTACCACCGATAGGGGATGCCTTAGATTTTGGTTGTGGAAATGGAGTTTTTACAGAAACTATAAAGCAAGCTCTTCCCAATTGGAATGTTTACGGTTGCGATATTAGCAAAGTTGCTATTAAAAACGCTACCAAAAGATTTCCTAATTGCAATTTTTTTATATCAAATAGTAATACTGTAAGTAATAGAAAATTTGATTTTTTATTTTCACACCATGTATTAGAACACGTATTTGACATAAGAAAAGCTATTGATGAAATGAACAATTATATAAAACAAAATTCATTTATGTTACATATATTACCTTGTGGCAATAAAAACAGTTTTGAATATAATGTTTGCAAAATGCGAAAAGATAGCATTAAATATGATATGGAAGGAAGATTTTTTTTTGAGGATGAGGGACATGTAAGAAGGCTCACTACAAATCAGTTAACCGAATATCTTGAAAAATATTCTTTTAAAATATTAAAAGATTATTACAGCAATCAATATTATGGTGCTATTAAGTGGATTAGTAGATGTGATAAAAATTTTATCTTTAATTTCGCTAACCCGTCAATGGCATTAAATGCTGGTTATTCGAAAGAATTAAAAAAGATAAAAATAAAATTACTTTTCGTGCATTTTTGCAATAATATAAGCTGTTCGGAATTTAGAAATCATTTGAGAAATACTTACTATGGAGGTAGGCAAATTATAATGGCAATCATCAAAATATGTTTCTACCCATTGGCAAGAGCTATATCATTTTATTATGATAATAAAGCAAATCAGGAATGGAAAGAACAAAAAGAGAAAAAGAATGGTAGTGAAATGTATGTTTTTTACAGGAGGTAA
- a CDS encoding 3-dehydroquinate synthase II, protein MKKFYVDVTDYDKKIVTTAIESGADALLCNDTDVKKIKKLGLIKVISQKGDIRLGKDILVQEINNKEDEKKAMDKVKKVPMIAKISDWKIIPLEDLIASNPENVYCYVKNSKEAEIALNILEKGVAGVVLKTRNINELKKVSKVVFQTSEKINLIKAKIVEIKQLGLADRVCIDTTTNMGKGAGMLVGDTSSGYLLVHSESLQTPYCEPRPFRVNASAVHAYLKLPDNKTKYLTDLETGDELLIVNHDGTTYTTNLGRAKIEKRPMILIKAEYENSPISLIMQNAETIRLTKPGGKAVSVVNLKPGDEVLGYVEEAGRHFGQKIEESITEK, encoded by the coding sequence ATGAAGAAATTTTATGTCGATGTAACTGATTATGATAAAAAGATTGTCACAACTGCAATAGAATCCGGTGCAGATGCACTCCTTTGCAATGACACAGATGTCAAAAAGATAAAAAAATTGGGGTTGATAAAAGTCATTTCTCAAAAGGGTGACATCAGATTGGGCAAAGATATTTTAGTCCAGGAGATCAATAATAAAGAAGATGAAAAAAAAGCGATGGACAAAGTAAAAAAGGTGCCAATGATTGCTAAAATTTCAGATTGGAAAATTATCCCCTTAGAAGACCTGATAGCATCAAATCCAGAAAACGTTTATTGTTATGTCAAAAATTCAAAAGAAGCAGAGATAGCATTAAATATTTTAGAAAAGGGTGTTGCCGGCGTTGTTTTAAAGACAAGAAACATAAATGAATTAAAGAAAGTGTCAAAAGTGGTTTTTCAAACCTCAGAAAAAATCAATTTAATCAAAGCAAAAATTGTAGAAATAAAACAGTTGGGCCTCGCTGACAGAGTTTGTATTGATACAACCACAAATATGGGTAAAGGAGCAGGCATGCTTGTAGGTGATACTTCATCAGGATATTTATTAGTTCACTCAGAATCTTTACAAACACCTTACTGCGAGCCAAGGCCATTTAGGGTAAATGCAAGTGCTGTCCATGCCTACTTAAAACTTCCTGATAATAAAACCAAATATCTGACCGATTTGGAAACAGGTGATGAACTGTTAATAGTTAATCATGATGGCACGACCTATACAACTAATCTTGGCAGGGCAAAAATCGAAAAACGTCCTATGATTTTAATCAAAGCAGAATACGAAAACAGCCCTATTTCATTAATCATGCAGAATGCTGAAACCATCAGATTAACAAAACCTGGTGGAAAAGCGGTCTCAGTTGTTAACTTGAAACCTGGAGATGAAGTTCTGGGTTATGTAGAAGAAGCCGGACGACATTTCGGTCAAAAAATAGAAGAATCGATTACTGAAAAATAA
- a CDS encoding methyltransferase domain-containing protein, whose amino-acid sequence MGVPFFQLNIEIDNLPFGEEVFDVVFLGEIVEHFNYSPLIPLRKIKRVLKKGGRLIITTPNALRLINLFKLLLGYNLYPDLDSYYQEPIYYKGMSFFYRHNRLYTMKELRELVSQTGFKIQSSGFIREGNCWKDNPKKVFSKFLISPLLFVSPPFRDFLWIVAER is encoded by the coding sequence ATGGGGGTGCCTTTCTTCCAATTGAATATTGAAATTGATAATTTGCCTTTTGGAGAAGAGGTTTTTGATGTGGTTTTTCTTGGAGAAATTGTAGAGCACTTCAACTATTCCCCCCTTATTCCTTTAAGAAAAATAAAAAGAGTTTTAAAAAAGGGTGGAAGATTAATTATCACAACTCCTAATGCTCTTCGCTTGATTAATCTTTTTAAACTATTGTTAGGTTATAACCTCTATCCTGATTTGGATTCATATTATCAAGAGCCCATTTACTACAAAGGGATGAGTTTCTTTTACCGACATAATAGATTGTACACCATGAAGGAATTAAGAGAGCTTGTTTCTCAAACGGGATTTAAAATACAATCCTCAGGATTTATCAGGGAGGGTAATTGTTGGAAAGATAATCCAAAAAAGGTTTTTTCGAAATTTCTCATTTCCCCACTGCTATTTGTCTCCCCTCCATTTAGAGATTTTCTATGGATTGTAGCTGAAAGGTAA
- the pruA gene encoding L-glutamate gamma-semialdehyde dehydrogenase — protein MFNGIFHIRKPQNEPVLSYAPSSKERSELKAKLKEMLENPVEVPCIIGGKEVLTGDLVEMRTPHNHNQILGRYHRASAKQAEMAIAAANEAKYAWSEMQWSSRATVLLKAAELLADKYRQTLNAATMLCMSKTCHQAEIDSACELIDFWRFNPYFMTEIYDDQPISTKEVLNYMEHRPLEGFVFAVSPFNFTSIAGNLPTSPALMGNAVVWKPSSAAVLPAYYIMKVLKEAGMPDGIINLIPGPGPVIGPPVLNHLDLGGVHFTGSTYVFSTIWLAIGSDIRKYYSYPRIVGETGGKDFIFAHTSANVDALVTGIVRGAFEYQGQKCSAASRIYIPASIWPKVKERLLDEVATIKVGDVCDFSNFMNAVINRKAFKKISEYIEFAKNDPNLEILCGGTCDDNLGYFIQPTVVESKDPRSKLMCEEIFGPVITVYVYPDKQYEKMLELCDKTSPYALTGGIYAQDRFAIVTAVKALRNAAGNFYINDKPTGAVVGQQPFGGARASGTNDKAGSWLNLERWISTRAIKETFIPPTDYRYPFMEEK, from the coding sequence ATGTTCAATGGTATCTTTCATATCCGAAAGCCTCAAAATGAACCTGTGCTTAGCTACGCCCCTAGCAGCAAAGAACGTAGCGAACTAAAAGCCAAGCTCAAGGAGATGCTTGAAAATCCGGTCGAAGTCCCCTGTATCATTGGTGGAAAGGAAGTATTAACAGGCGACCTTGTCGAAATGAGAACACCTCATAACCACAACCAGATTCTTGGTCGCTATCATCGCGCCAGTGCCAAGCAGGCCGAGATGGCAATTGCCGCTGCAAACGAGGCGAAGTATGCATGGAGTGAGATGCAGTGGTCTTCACGGGCAACCGTATTGCTCAAAGCCGCAGAGCTTCTGGCTGACAAGTACCGTCAGACTCTCAATGCGGCAACTATGCTCTGCATGAGCAAAACATGCCACCAAGCGGAGATCGATTCTGCATGCGAGCTGATCGATTTCTGGCGCTTCAATCCCTACTTCATGACAGAGATCTACGATGACCAGCCGATTTCCACAAAGGAGGTCCTAAACTACATGGAACACCGCCCACTTGAGGGTTTTGTATTCGCGGTCTCCCCTTTCAACTTTACATCGATTGCAGGTAACCTCCCTACCTCACCGGCTCTTATGGGAAATGCTGTTGTCTGGAAGCCATCATCAGCGGCAGTACTCCCAGCGTATTATATCATGAAGGTGCTGAAAGAGGCCGGAATGCCCGATGGCATTATTAATTTGATTCCCGGACCAGGCCCGGTTATCGGCCCGCCCGTGCTCAACCATCTAGACCTTGGTGGTGTTCATTTCACTGGTTCGACCTATGTATTTTCGACCATCTGGCTGGCCATTGGCTCTGATATACGTAAATACTACTCCTATCCTCGGATTGTTGGAGAGACAGGCGGCAAGGACTTTATTTTTGCTCACACCTCTGCCAACGTGGACGCCCTTGTCACTGGCATTGTACGCGGAGCCTTTGAGTATCAGGGCCAGAAGTGCTCGGCTGCCAGCCGAATTTATATCCCTGCCAGTATCTGGCCCAAAGTCAAGGAGCGGCTGCTCGATGAGGTTGCAACGATAAAGGTTGGGGACGTCTGCGACTTCAGCAACTTCATGAATGCTGTAATCAACAGGAAGGCCTTTAAGAAAATCTCCGAGTATATAGAATTTGCAAAAAACGATCCTAACTTGGAGATACTCTGCGGTGGGACTTGCGACGACAATTTGGGATACTTTATCCAGCCGACAGTTGTAGAAAGCAAAGACCCTCGCTCAAAACTGATGTGCGAGGAGATTTTTGGTCCGGTCATAACTGTCTACGTTTATCCAGATAAGCAATACGAAAAGATGCTTGAGCTTTGTGACAAGACCAGTCCTTATGCTCTTACAGGCGGCATCTATGCACAGGATAGATTCGCTATTGTGACGGCTGTCAAGGCGCTTAGAAACGCTGCGGGCAACTTCTATATCAATGACAAGCCAACCGGAGCTGTTGTTGGGCAGCAGCCTTTTGGCGGAGCGCGCGCCTCAGGCACCAACGATAAGGCTGGGAGCTGGTTGAATCTCGAACGCTGGATCTCCACTCGTGCCATTAAAGAGACCTTTATACCACCGACTGACTACCGTTATCCGTTTATGGAAGAAAAGTAA
- a CDS encoding TIGR04211 family SH3 domain-containing protein — translation MKRLLSISAIILVLCLMWQSSWATNAYITDFLKVTLRTGPSTENKIIAVLYSGQIVEVLNSEGDWSYVRLLEGGMSEKEGWMLSQYLITRQPWELIAKSLKKENTLLKENEKKLTQALNQQKDLRIKLQDNTEAFNKLKKEYESLSKGSTGYLKLKEKYDKAQSILETAQKDVQRLTEENKKLESLQSHKWFLTGALVLLSGLIIGLLIGRKQKKRKTPFYSIPG, via the coding sequence ATGAAGAGACTTTTATCCATCTCAGCTATTATTTTGGTCCTATGCTTGATGTGGCAATCAAGTTGGGCCACTAATGCCTATATAACAGATTTTTTAAAAGTAACCCTGCGTACCGGACCTAGTACTGAAAATAAAATCATTGCAGTACTTTATTCTGGCCAAATTGTAGAAGTCCTTAATTCAGAAGGCGACTGGAGTTATGTACGCCTTTTGGAAGGTGGGATGAGCGAGAAAGAAGGCTGGATGCTAAGTCAGTATCTGATAACCCGTCAGCCATGGGAATTGATAGCCAAATCCTTAAAGAAGGAAAATACCCTCCTCAAAGAAAACGAAAAGAAATTAACTCAAGCGCTTAATCAACAAAAAGATCTCAGAATAAAGCTTCAAGACAATACAGAAGCATTTAATAAGTTAAAAAAGGAATATGAATCTCTAAGTAAAGGTTCTACTGGCTATTTGAAGCTGAAAGAAAAATACGATAAGGCTCAATCTATATTGGAAACTGCCCAAAAAGATGTTCAAAGGCTGACAGAGGAAAACAAAAAATTGGAATCCTTGCAAAGTCATAAATGGTTTTTAACAGGAGCTCTTGTGCTTCTCAGCGGGTTGATAATCGGTTTGCTGATAGGACGTAAGCAAAAGAAACGCAAAACACCATTCTATTCAATCCCCGGTTGA